One Candidatus Binatia bacterium DNA window includes the following coding sequences:
- a CDS encoding type IV pilus twitching motility protein PilT, giving the protein MQMHELFHEMAGQEASDLHITSGAPPMIRVHGSVTPLPYEPLNSNDTKQLCYSVLTEQQKKKFEEESELDFSFGVEGLSRFRGNLFIQKGAVGAVFRSIPHTAPPLKSLGLPAAAEALIKLPRGLILVTGPTGSGKSTTMAAMVDEINETRQDHIVTIEDPIEFLHNHKRCIVNQREVFADTQTFGQALKHILRQDPDVVLIGEMRDLETIEAALTIAETGHLVFATLHTNSAVQTVNRVIDVFPAHQQSQVRAQLSLVTEAVLSQTLLPRADGRGRTMACELMIPNPAIRNLIREEKVHQLYSQMQVGQQKFGMVTLSQSLLDLVSRNIITAETALLAATEPEELKKMLGVARGPTEQAGRMVLAK; this is encoded by the coding sequence ATGCAGATGCACGAGTTGTTTCACGAGATGGCAGGCCAAGAGGCGTCCGACTTGCACATCACGTCGGGTGCGCCGCCGATGATTCGCGTACACGGTTCCGTGACGCCGCTGCCGTACGAACCGCTGAACTCGAATGACACGAAACAGCTCTGCTACAGCGTCCTTACTGAACAGCAGAAGAAGAAGTTCGAGGAAGAGAGCGAGCTCGATTTCTCCTTCGGCGTCGAGGGCCTTTCGCGTTTTCGTGGCAACTTGTTCATCCAAAAAGGTGCCGTGGGCGCGGTCTTTCGCTCGATTCCGCATACAGCGCCGCCGCTGAAGTCGCTGGGCCTTCCCGCGGCCGCCGAAGCGCTGATCAAGCTGCCCCGTGGTCTGATCCTGGTCACCGGGCCTACCGGTAGCGGTAAGTCGACGACGATGGCCGCCATGGTCGACGAGATTAACGAGACCCGGCAGGACCACATCGTCACGATTGAAGATCCGATCGAGTTTCTGCACAATCACAAACGCTGCATCGTGAACCAACGAGAGGTCTTCGCGGATACGCAGACTTTCGGGCAGGCGTTGAAGCACATTCTTCGTCAGGATCCGGACGTCGTGCTCATCGGCGAAATGCGAGATCTCGAGACGATCGAGGCGGCGCTGACGATCGCGGAAACCGGTCACTTGGTCTTCGCGACGCTGCACACCAACTCGGCGGTCCAGACAGTCAACCGCGTGATCGACGTGTTTCCGGCGCACCAGCAGTCGCAGGTGCGTGCTCAGTTGTCGCTCGTGACGGAGGCGGTTCTCTCGCAGACCCTGCTGCCGCGCGCCGACGGCCGGGGTCGTACGATGGCCTGCGAGCTGATGATTCCGAACCCAGCGATCCGGAATCTCATTCGTGAGGAGAAGGTCCATCAGCTCTACTCGCAGATGCAGGTCGGGCAGCAGAAGTTCGGAATGGTCACGCTCTCGCAGTCTCTCCTCGATCTCGTGTCCCGCAACATCATCACCGCCGAGACGGCGTTGCTGGCCGCGACGGAGCCCGAAGAACTGAAGAAGATGCTCGGCGTAGCTCGCGGGCCGACCGAGCAGGCCGGCCGCATGGTGCTGGCAAAGTAG
- a CDS encoding sigma 54-interacting transcriptional regulator, with protein MTLTWTKDTGVQSPLRDRLRVLLFARVLIMSVFLAGAGALWFAKPDVTRALLGDVTFSVLALAYLGTVLSAALVRTVARPGWLAYLQIVFDVLLITGALGAMRGADGPMALLYVLPIANAAGLLMVPGAVAAAVASSVAYGALLLHGQHVVLAVGGLPTNDLAWPITLAAICFGLTAVGVGGVARRLEVAEGQLENHRDEVGRLEEMHRVLANGLECGILVTDCEGRVRSVNPAAQQILSLPVGSIHGREISWLVPLLESAEAAESRGHLECSQRVGPGESRRLRIGRSVLRDTYGNQIGEIVMLQDVTRIEQLEARLAEDEGAPLGLGGDEDTPAENENDSEDGATPGPGVEDGLIGTCAAMDQVSRLIDKVAVTDATVLVTGESGTGKELVARAVHRRSARGDGPFVVVNCGAIPESLIESELFGHVRGAFTGAVADRAGLFRRAHGGTIFLDEIGELSPALQVRLLRVLQDHKVLPVGGNAAVDVDVRVVAATNRILEDLVKAGDYREDLYYRLAVISVDIPPLRERGGDLSVLIEHFLRVGAARHGKNVRCVSAKAMSLLLKHPYAGNVRELENVIEHAITLADRDTVQDVDLPESIRGVSPVRSVRPSAAEATASALDGSLPPSEDLAAASGPDPWASEEAGLGDGPGASLRLPIDDGEGASLDEQLATREKQMLLAALDRASGVKKKAAVLLGINYRSFRHRLQKYSLDAHSDSVLSRADGGTLLREMKP; from the coding sequence ATGACGCTCACTTGGACAAAGGACACCGGAGTTCAGTCGCCGCTTCGCGATCGGCTGCGGGTGCTGCTCTTCGCGCGCGTCCTAATCATGAGCGTGTTCCTGGCCGGGGCCGGTGCGCTCTGGTTTGCGAAGCCTGATGTCACGCGTGCGCTGCTCGGAGACGTGACGTTCTCGGTTCTCGCCTTGGCGTATCTCGGAACTGTCTTGTCGGCGGCTTTGGTTCGCACCGTTGCGAGGCCGGGTTGGCTCGCCTACCTGCAGATCGTTTTCGATGTCCTCCTCATTACGGGCGCGCTCGGCGCGATGCGCGGGGCCGATGGTCCCATGGCGCTCCTGTACGTTCTGCCGATCGCGAACGCGGCCGGTCTCCTGATGGTGCCCGGTGCGGTGGCGGCGGCGGTCGCTTCAAGCGTGGCGTACGGTGCGCTGTTGCTACACGGACAGCACGTGGTGCTTGCCGTCGGCGGGTTGCCGACGAACGACTTGGCTTGGCCGATCACGCTGGCCGCGATCTGCTTCGGACTCACCGCCGTCGGCGTGGGTGGGGTTGCTCGCCGGCTCGAAGTGGCCGAAGGCCAGCTCGAGAATCATCGGGATGAAGTCGGGCGCCTCGAAGAGATGCATCGCGTCCTGGCGAATGGGCTCGAGTGCGGAATCCTCGTGACGGACTGCGAGGGGCGCGTGCGCTCGGTGAATCCTGCGGCCCAGCAGATTCTCAGCTTGCCGGTGGGCTCGATTCACGGGCGCGAGATCTCCTGGCTGGTCCCTCTCCTCGAGTCGGCGGAGGCCGCGGAGTCGCGCGGCCATCTCGAGTGCTCGCAGCGTGTAGGGCCGGGCGAGTCGCGACGCCTGCGGATTGGTCGCAGCGTCCTGCGGGACACCTACGGGAACCAGATCGGCGAGATCGTCATGCTGCAAGACGTCACGCGCATCGAGCAGCTAGAGGCGCGGCTGGCGGAGGACGAGGGCGCGCCCCTGGGGCTCGGGGGCGACGAGGATACGCCCGCCGAGAACGAGAACGATAGTGAAGACGGTGCGACCCCCGGTCCGGGGGTGGAGGACGGCCTCATCGGTACGTGCGCCGCCATGGATCAGGTCTCGCGCTTGATCGACAAGGTTGCGGTGACCGACGCCACCGTCCTGGTGACGGGCGAAAGCGGTACGGGAAAGGAGCTCGTCGCGCGCGCCGTGCATCGCAGGAGTGCGCGCGGGGACGGCCCCTTCGTCGTGGTCAACTGCGGCGCGATCCCGGAGTCGCTCATCGAGAGCGAGCTCTTCGGACATGTGCGGGGCGCCTTCACCGGCGCCGTCGCGGACCGGGCAGGCCTCTTCCGACGAGCACACGGAGGCACGATCTTCCTCGACGAGATCGGCGAACTCTCGCCGGCTCTTCAAGTGCGACTCCTTCGCGTGCTGCAAGACCACAAGGTCCTGCCGGTCGGAGGTAATGCGGCGGTTGATGTCGATGTGCGAGTCGTTGCGGCTACGAACCGGATTCTGGAAGATCTGGTGAAGGCCGGCGATTACCGAGAGGATCTCTACTACCGGCTCGCCGTCATCTCGGTCGACATTCCGCCTCTGCGCGAGCGGGGCGGCGACCTGTCGGTCCTGATCGAGCACTTCCTGCGGGTCGGCGCCGCTCGGCACGGGAAGAACGTCCGCTGCGTGAGCGCCAAGGCGATGTCGCTCCTTCTCAAGCATCCCTATGCGGGCAACGTGCGGGAGTTGGAGAATGTGATCGAACACGCGATCACTCTTGCGGACCGCGATACCGTCCAGGACGTTGATCTCCCGGAATCGATCCGTGGGGTCTCGCCCGTTCGGTCGGTGCGCCCCAGCGCGGCGGAGGCGACCGCCTCGGCGTTGGACGGTAGCTTGCCGCCGTCGGAAGACCTCGCGGCCGCCTCAGGTCCCGATCCTTGGGCATCCGAGGAGGCAGGGCTGGGCGATGGACCGGGTGCGTCGCTCCGCTTGCCCATCGACGACGGCGAAGGAGCGAGCCTCGACGAGCAGCTCGCGACGCGAGAGAAGCAGATGCTCCTCGCGGCGTTGGATCGCGCGTCCGGAGTGAAGAAGAAGGCGGCGGTGCTGCTGGGGATCAACTACCGCTCGTTCCGACACCGTCTTCAGAAGTACAGCCTCGATGCGCACAGCGACTCTGTGCTGAGCCGGGCCGACGGCGGCACTCTGCTGCGCGAAATGAAGCCCTGA
- the pilB gene encoding type IV-A pilus assembly ATPase PilB: MLLRQGVISASDLRVATARLREAGGALTTWMVKLCGLSEQELLTILQEEYHLPVVDPAALDIAPEVIDVLPALLANKYHVVPVSLSRTSLTLAMADPSNLVAINEVKFLTGLDVRAAIAGPGSIERVIERYYEHSVNYGDVLSELGNEEMQVVQAEEELDLKQLEKATEEAPVVKLVNALLTDAIKKRASDIHIEPYEKILRVRFRIDGVLYEIMQPPVKLKSAIISRIKVMASLDIAERRLPQDGRIKVKIGQGREMDLRVSTLPTLFGEKVVLRLLDKGGVQLDLKTLGFEQESLDKFQDAIMRPYGMILVTGPTGSGKTTTLYSALSELNKITTNISTAEDPVEYNLVGINQLQVHEDIGLNFASALRAFLRQDPDVIMVGEIRDFETAEIAVKSALTGHLVLSTVHTNDAPSTVNRLLNMGIEPFLIASSVNLIMAQRLARVVCPKCREQIEIPASVMIDMGVPEEEAKPILSYRGNGCQNCGTTGYRGRSALYEVMIMTDLLRELILSGASSAELKRQAMEDGMKTLRQSGVEKIIEGITTVEEVMRVSMAD; the protein is encoded by the coding sequence CTGCTCCTGAGGCAGGGCGTCATCAGCGCGTCCGATCTTCGGGTGGCGACGGCTCGTCTTCGGGAAGCCGGCGGCGCCCTAACCACCTGGATGGTGAAGCTCTGCGGGCTTTCCGAGCAGGAGCTTCTGACCATCCTGCAGGAGGAGTACCACCTTCCGGTGGTCGACCCGGCGGCGCTCGATATCGCGCCTGAAGTCATCGACGTCCTCCCGGCCTTGCTGGCGAACAAGTACCACGTGGTTCCGGTGAGCCTCAGCCGAACGAGTCTGACGCTCGCGATGGCCGATCCGTCGAACCTCGTCGCCATCAACGAGGTGAAGTTTCTCACGGGACTCGACGTTCGCGCGGCGATCGCCGGTCCGGGATCGATCGAGCGCGTGATCGAGCGGTACTACGAGCACAGCGTCAACTATGGCGACGTTCTCTCCGAGCTCGGCAACGAGGAGATGCAGGTCGTTCAGGCCGAGGAAGAGCTCGACCTCAAACAGCTCGAGAAGGCGACGGAAGAAGCGCCCGTCGTCAAACTCGTGAACGCGCTCCTTACCGACGCAATCAAGAAACGCGCGTCCGACATTCACATCGAGCCGTACGAGAAGATACTGCGCGTCCGGTTCCGAATCGACGGCGTTCTGTACGAAATCATGCAGCCGCCGGTGAAGCTGAAGAGCGCGATCATCTCGCGCATCAAGGTCATGGCTTCGCTCGACATCGCCGAGCGCCGGCTGCCGCAGGATGGACGAATCAAGGTGAAGATCGGTCAGGGCCGCGAGATGGATCTTCGTGTCTCCACCCTGCCCACGCTCTTCGGCGAGAAGGTCGTTCTTCGGTTGCTCGACAAGGGTGGCGTGCAGCTGGATCTCAAGACGCTCGGCTTCGAGCAGGAGTCCCTCGACAAGTTCCAGGACGCGATCATGCGCCCGTACGGCATGATTCTCGTCACGGGGCCCACCGGGTCCGGGAAGACCACGACGCTGTACTCGGCCCTGTCGGAGCTGAACAAGATCACGACCAATATCTCCACCGCGGAAGATCCGGTCGAGTACAATCTCGTCGGAATCAACCAGCTGCAGGTGCACGAGGACATCGGACTGAACTTCGCATCGGCACTGCGCGCCTTCCTGCGACAGGATCCCGACGTCATCATGGTTGGTGAGATCCGTGACTTCGAGACCGCGGAGATCGCGGTCAAGTCGGCGCTCACGGGTCACTTGGTTCTGTCCACCGTCCATACGAACGACGCGCCTTCGACGGTCAACCGGCTGCTCAACATGGGCATCGAGCCGTTCCTGATCGCTTCGTCGGTGAACCTCATCATGGCGCAACGTCTCGCACGCGTGGTGTGTCCGAAGTGTCGCGAGCAGATTGAGATTCCTGCTTCGGTGATGATCGACATGGGCGTACCCGAGGAGGAGGCAAAGCCGATCCTTTCGTACCGCGGCAACGGGTGCCAGAACTGCGGCACGACCGGCTACCGCGGTCGAAGTGCATTGTACGAAGTGATGATTATGACCGATTTGCTGCGCGAGCTGATTCTCTCGGGGGCTTCGTCCGCCGAGTTGAAGCGCCAGGCGATGGAAGACGGGATGAAGACCCTCCGCCAAAGCGGCGTCGAGAAGATCATCGAGGGTATCACCACTGTCGAGGAAGTCATGCGCGTTAGCATGGCGGACTAA
- a CDS encoding type II secretion system F family protein, translated as MAQFAYQGRTASGKTLRGNMEAPSREAVINRLRAQRIQPITNKIKERGKGFDREITIPTFGSAVKSKDVVIFTRQLTTMIDAGMPLVQILDILGTQTDNKVFGKQVLAVKEAVESGATLSDALRLFPKTFDELYTNMVQAGEIGGILDTILGRLSIYMEKMISLKRKIKGAMIYPATIISVAIVVTLILLVFVIPVFAELFGSFGQALPLPTQIVINISNFTVAYLHVLVAAVVITAIVIRQTYQTEKGRFMIDKFMLRLPILGEMLRKASIARFSRTLGTLVSSGVPILDALTITARTAGNKVVEKAGFMVRESISQGRTMAEPLTQSGVFPPMVCQMIGAGEMTGAIDQMLQKIADFYEEEVDNAVNNLTALMEPLVIVILGTIIGGLVIAMYLPIFQLGSLLST; from the coding sequence ATGGCTCAATTTGCATATCAGGGGCGGACCGCCAGCGGGAAGACGTTGCGCGGCAACATGGAAGCGCCGAGCCGTGAGGCGGTGATCAACCGTCTTCGCGCGCAGCGCATCCAGCCGATCACGAACAAGATCAAGGAGCGCGGCAAGGGATTCGATCGCGAGATAACGATCCCGACCTTCGGGAGCGCCGTGAAGTCCAAAGACGTCGTGATCTTCACGCGTCAGCTCACCACGATGATCGACGCCGGCATGCCGCTCGTCCAGATCCTCGACATCCTCGGGACGCAGACGGACAACAAGGTGTTCGGGAAGCAGGTTCTGGCGGTGAAGGAGGCGGTCGAATCCGGGGCTACGCTGTCCGATGCCCTGCGGCTCTTCCCGAAGACGTTCGATGAACTCTACACCAACATGGTCCAGGCGGGTGAGATCGGCGGCATTCTCGATACCATCCTGGGACGGCTCTCCATCTACATGGAGAAGATGATCTCGCTGAAGCGCAAGATCAAAGGTGCAATGATCTATCCGGCGACGATCATCTCGGTCGCCATCGTCGTGACCCTGATCCTGCTGGTCTTCGTCATTCCGGTCTTCGCGGAGCTCTTCGGGAGCTTCGGGCAGGCACTTCCGCTGCCCACTCAGATCGTGATCAACATCTCGAACTTCACTGTGGCCTACCTGCACGTGCTCGTCGCGGCGGTCGTCATCACGGCCATCGTGATTCGGCAGACCTACCAGACCGAGAAGGGCCGATTCATGATCGACAAGTTCATGCTGCGGCTTCCGATCCTGGGTGAGATGCTGCGAAAGGCATCGATCGCACGGTTCTCGCGGACACTCGGCACCCTGGTGTCCTCGGGTGTTCCGATTCTCGACGCTCTCACCATCACGGCCCGTACCGCTGGGAATAAGGTCGTCGAGAAGGCGGGCTTCATGGTTCGTGAGAGCATCAGCCAGGGCCGCACGATGGCGGAGCCGCTGACGCAAAGCGGAGTCTTCCCGCCGATGGTGTGCCAAATGATCGGCGCCGGTGAGATGACCGGAGCGATCGATCAGATGTTGCAGAAGATCGCCGACTTCTACGAGGAGGAGGTCGACAACGCCGTCAACAACCTGACCGCGCTGATGGAGCCGCTCGTCATCGTGATTCTGGGAACGATCATCGGTGGTCTCGTCATCGCGATGTACCTGCCGATCTTCCAGCTCGGTTCGTTGCTCTCGACATGA
- a CDS encoding thioesterase family protein, translating to METGSALFRGWFRFRPRTTFPGDPFLDAARSLLLIDTMDWPASCRTHVGNTGFMAPSLDVSVRFHDEVQDESWLLRDALA from the coding sequence CTGGAAACCGGAAGTGCACTCTTCCGCGGGTGGTTTCGCTTCCGGCCGCGCACGACGTTTCCCGGGGATCCGTTCCTCGATGCCGCACGCTCGCTCCTGCTGATCGACACCATGGACTGGCCCGCCTCATGCCGAACCCACGTGGGCAACACAGGCTTTATGGCCCCGAGCCTCGACGTCTCGGTTCGCTTCCACGACGAAGTGCAAGACGAATCCTGGCTCCTGCGCGACGCGCTGGCCTGA
- a CDS encoding prepilin-type N-terminal cleavage/methylation domain-containing protein, whose product MAQRYRAGRSLRWVGSQEVSEEMFKAKNEKGFTLIELLVVVAIIGILAAIAIPQFSAYRSQGFNARASSDLRNLATAAEAYFAANAAYTSDVTSLTGFKQSPGVDIILTPAGQFFTATANHANGDKTYDWNSENGGLQNAP is encoded by the coding sequence ATGGCACAGCGTTACCGCGCGGGGCGGTCGCTTAGATGGGTCGGATCTCAGGAGGTTTCGGAAGAAATGTTTAAGGCGAAGAACGAGAAGGGCTTTACGCTCATCGAACTGTTGGTGGTCGTCGCGATCATCGGCATTCTGGCGGCAATCGCAATTCCGCAGTTTTCTGCGTATCGCTCGCAGGGTTTCAACGCTCGAGCGTCGTCTGATCTGCGCAACCTGGCAACGGCCGCCGAGGCCTATTTCGCTGCGAATGCAGCGTACACCTCGGACGTGACCAGCCTGACCGGCTTCAAGCAGTCGCCTGGAGTGGACATCATCCTGACGCCGGCGGGCCAGTTCTTTACGGCCACGGCGAACCACGCGAACGGAGACAAGACCTACGACTGGAACTCCGAGAACGGTGGTTTGCAGAACGCGCCGTAA
- a CDS encoding histidine kinase N-terminal 7TM domain-containing protein, producing the protein MLLTGRKRWVKRRLIAALPVITLTCLWLSTPLVWDQATLTNETPLPAIVVTHGPLFWLHVGNACVLLTVSTGLLIAKYVRTWREHWAEAIALLGVILNRVDPESSLYATDCHDTYYAPGYPETDPTAGA; encoded by the coding sequence GTGCTCCTCACCGGGAGAAAGCGTTGGGTGAAACGGCGGCTGATAGCGGCGCTCCCCGTGATCACGCTCACGTGCCTGTGGCTCTCCACCCCTCTGGTGTGGGATCAGGCCACTCTCACGAACGAAACGCCCTTGCCCGCTATCGTCGTCACGCACGGGCCACTCTTCTGGCTGCATGTTGGAAACGCGTGCGTGCTCCTCACCGTGTCGACCGGGCTGCTCATCGCGAAATACGTTCGCACCTGGCGAGAGCACTGGGCCGAGGCGATTGCTTTGCTCGGCGTAATTCTGAACCGGGTCGACCCCGAGAGCTCGCTGTACGCGACCGACTGCCACGACACGTACTACGCGCCCGGCTATCCAGAGACCGATCCGACCGCCGGCGCCTGA
- a CDS encoding Slp family lipoprotein: MSKRSTIGAAVSGVILGACASTPAVLQGDFYEPISPDQAAVQQRTGSYVRWGGDILSVTHGKNDTCFDILSRPLDSRAKPEQGTDFAGGRYRACAPGFYDPAVYKPGRAITTTGLIDREATQSFESFKLKVPVVTAEVVYLWPRRVYYAAPYPAYGYGWGFGASPYAYRWGPYYGPWFGAGFPGPYYGYGYGYRLPYRYGYRGGHGGGRHYRGRGGGGRGGGRMVRGGSGGKFVRGGGGQRVPVGRR; this comes from the coding sequence ATGTCGAAGCGGAGCACCATCGGCGCTGCCGTCTCAGGCGTCATCCTCGGCGCGTGCGCGTCCACGCCCGCCGTCCTCCAAGGGGACTTCTACGAGCCGATCTCGCCCGACCAGGCAGCGGTCCAACAGCGAACCGGCTCCTACGTCCGGTGGGGCGGCGACATTTTGTCGGTGACGCACGGCAAGAACGACACCTGCTTCGACATCCTGAGCCGACCGCTCGATTCGCGGGCCAAGCCCGAGCAGGGCACCGACTTCGCCGGTGGTCGATACCGCGCCTGCGCACCGGGCTTCTACGACCCCGCCGTGTACAAACCTGGCCGCGCGATCACCACCACCGGCCTAATCGACCGCGAAGCGACGCAGTCGTTCGAGTCCTTCAAACTAAAGGTGCCGGTCGTGACGGCGGAAGTCGTGTACCTCTGGCCGCGGCGGGTCTACTACGCGGCCCCCTACCCCGCGTACGGCTACGGCTGGGGTTTCGGCGCGTCGCCCTACGCATACCGGTGGGGTCCGTACTACGGACCCTGGTTCGGCGCCGGCTTCCCGGGCCCCTATTACGGATACGGCTACGGGTACCGATTGCCGTATCGGTACGGCTACCGGGGCGGTCACGGTGGCGGTAGACACTATCGCGGCAGAGGTGGCGGGGGTCGCGGCGGCGGCCGAATGGTTCGGGGAGGAAGCGGTGGAAAGTTCGTCCGAGGTGGGGGGGGGCAGCGCGTCCCGGTTGGACGGCGCTGA
- a CDS encoding GIY-YIG nuclease family protein: MAAGRQFDRKFGEDLVESLPTSPGIYLFRDDEDQVLYVGKAKDIRRRLSSYRNASRRKAHRKMRTLVREASSVEVRLQESERMALLTENELIRELRPPYNVDGAYSFLYPSIGVRHKDGQALFCFTTSIDAWQGLGFRWYGSFRSRLRAKDAFDALIDLATRLGHLEPGTNLPELPRVRGSRVVGIRRLGPTRVASVRRFLSGESLDGLGRLAVDLLEKPRARRDAADVQEALDRLAAFYRSDIEKLRAAVNRVGRKQAYVPQQERDALFISSRHS, from the coding sequence GATCTATCTTTTCCGTGACGACGAAGATCAGGTCTTGTACGTCGGGAAGGCCAAGGACATCCGACGGCGGCTTTCGAGCTATCGGAACGCCTCGCGCCGGAAGGCGCATCGCAAGATGCGCACGCTGGTGCGTGAAGCGAGCTCCGTCGAGGTTCGGCTGCAGGAATCGGAGCGGATGGCACTCCTCACCGAGAACGAGCTCATCCGCGAGCTGCGACCCCCGTACAACGTCGATGGGGCCTACTCGTTCCTGTATCCGTCCATCGGCGTTCGTCACAAAGACGGCCAGGCGCTGTTCTGCTTCACGACCAGCATCGATGCCTGGCAGGGACTCGGGTTCCGTTGGTACGGCAGCTTTCGCTCCCGCCTGCGTGCGAAGGACGCCTTCGACGCACTGATCGACCTGGCCACCCGGCTCGGCCACCTCGAGCCGGGTACGAACCTGCCCGAGCTGCCGCGCGTACGTGGATCGAGGGTCGTGGGCATTCGTCGGCTCGGCCCCACGCGCGTCGCGTCGGTTCGCCGCTTCCTGTCGGGCGAATCGCTCGACGGCCTCGGCCGTCTTGCGGTCGATCTTCTGGAAAAGCCGCGCGCGCGGCGTGACGCGGCGGACGTACAAGAAGCACTCGACCGGCTGGCGGCGTTCTATCGGAGCGACATCGAGAAGCTCCGCGCGGCGGTCAATCGAGTTGGGCGGAAGCAGGCGTACGTTCCACAGCAGGAACGCGATGCGCTCTTCATCTCGAGCCGTCACTCGTAG
- a CDS encoding YihY/virulence factor BrkB family protein: MESSSEVGGGSASRLDGADAKVEETGEPSPAGWRWAWEVLRETVKEFGEDRGLQLGAALAYYTVFAVAPLILVILSLTAFFLGADAAGGHLTEQFRGLVGEEGGGLIEQLIEQAAKGDTASWAGMIGLATAMFGASGVFAQLQAALNQIFDLKPNPTRSGVGRFLRARLVSLGIVVSVGFLLLVSLVASAAVAAIADQMRAVGTAGKIGAQAVSVSVSLAMATALFALIFRVLPDAEIRWREALAGGFATALLFALGKLLIGLYLGRSSLASVYGAAGSLAVLLVWVYYSAQIVLFGAELTQVTARKLGVPIQPSPWAQREGNKPT, from the coding sequence GTGGAAAGTTCGTCCGAGGTGGGGGGGGGCAGCGCGTCCCGGTTGGACGGCGCTGACGCGAAGGTGGAGGAGACCGGAGAGCCATCACCGGCCGGCTGGCGCTGGGCCTGGGAGGTCCTGCGCGAGACGGTGAAGGAGTTCGGCGAGGACCGTGGCCTCCAACTCGGAGCCGCCCTCGCCTACTACACCGTCTTCGCCGTCGCCCCGCTGATCCTAGTCATCCTGTCCCTGACCGCGTTCTTCCTCGGCGCCGATGCAGCGGGGGGCCACCTGACCGAGCAGTTCCGCGGTCTCGTCGGCGAAGAAGGCGGTGGGCTGATCGAGCAACTGATCGAGCAAGCGGCCAAGGGCGACACCGCAAGCTGGGCCGGGATGATCGGGCTCGCCACCGCGATGTTCGGCGCCTCGGGCGTCTTCGCCCAGCTCCAGGCCGCGCTGAACCAGATCTTCGATCTGAAGCCGAACCCGACTCGGTCCGGAGTCGGCCGGTTTCTTCGCGCCCGGCTCGTATCTCTGGGGATCGTGGTCTCGGTCGGGTTCCTCCTCCTGGTCTCGCTCGTTGCGAGCGCCGCGGTCGCGGCGATCGCCGACCAGATGCGGGCCGTGGGAACCGCCGGCAAGATTGGCGCACAGGCCGTGAGCGTTTCGGTATCGCTCGCGATGGCGACGGCCCTCTTCGCGCTGATCTTCCGCGTCCTGCCGGATGCCGAAATTCGATGGAGGGAAGCGCTCGCGGGCGGGTTTGCGACCGCGCTGCTCTTCGCGCTCGGCAAGCTCCTGATCGGGCTGTACCTCGGGCGCTCGTCCCTCGCCTCGGTCTACGGCGCGGCCGGATCGCTCGCCGTCCTGCTCGTGTGGGTCTACTACTCGGCGCAGATCGTTCTCTTCGGCGCTGAACTCACTCAGGTCACCGCCCGGAAGCTCGGCGTCCCCATCCAGCCGAGCCCGTGGGCCCAGCGCGAAGGCAACAAACCGACCTGA